One stretch of Bombus pascuorum chromosome 14, iyBomPasc1.1, whole genome shotgun sequence DNA includes these proteins:
- the LOC132914237 gene encoding ATP-dependent helicase brm-like isoform X3, whose amino-acid sequence MASPSPQSSPMPPPQTPSPMGPPQQAPSPSNPQGSPMGPPQHHPHSPTQAYQTGPPMPPGGPPMSQPNQQPPSQQQNYPSHPQQMQSAMGPQAPSGPMVPGQMGPSGSQGTSHIMQSGPNQMNANGPGQMSAGGPGQMGPGGPGPMGPGGPGQMGPGGPGQMGPGGPGQMGPGGPGQMGPGGPGPMGPGGPGQMGPGGSGPIGASHMGQAAGGPPGGPHMSQAPPQMGPGNGPVPQMGSGGPTNSQMVPGGPGHMSGPPGPSHMNAAGPPGPGHMNASGPPGPGHMNATGPPGTGHMNATGPPGPGHMSSGGPPGPGHMSTNGPPGPGHINTNGPPGSTHMNASGPPGSHLNSGPSIPSHINASGPPGSGHMSASGPGNHLGPGGPGQMPPGGSTAHNLGPGGPNQMGPGGPNQMGPGGPNQMVPSSQTPMGPSPMGPVGQGGQIGPNAPGQMGHNGPSPMGPNAPGQMGIGSASSQLGMGGPGSQLGPGGPGSQMGPGSGPGGQLGSSLGQMGPGSGPGGQMPPSNGPGGSMGPGSGPGGQMVSSSGPGGQIGPGSSPGGQIGPGSGSGNQIGPGNAPGNPMTPGSGPSGQMGPGSGPNSQMGPGNLPGGQMGPGNNSNSQMGPGNGPSGQIGPGGQMGPNGPGGQMVPGGAGVQIPPGGPANQMGPGGPGNQIGPSGPNNQLSHGGASNQMGPSGQSSSGQIGPGSQGQQIVPGGSAPIGPGAPVNQMSQTGPGGPPGAGQENLNALQKAIDSMEEKGLQEDPRYSQLLALRARQGNIGEKQAFSSQQLQQLRVQIMAYRLLARNQPLSQQLALAVQGGAPPPPGMGQRTPIDPSQGPPTTTGPQISGPNVIGPAVPPRPGCQTPQQQQPPQPGAKTNRVTSVAKPAGLDPLVILQERENRVQCENKLHSHTSRKATHAFLQLKRFMDIVAARIALRMEQLSNLPTNMPEDLRVQAQIELRMLRVLNFQRQLRSEILACTRKDTTLETAVNVKAYKRTKRQGLREARATEKLEKQQKLEAERKRRQKHQEFLSSVLQHGKDFKEFHRNNVAKLARLNKAVLNYHANAEREQKKEQERIEKERMRRLMAEDEEGYRKLIDQKKDKRLAFLLSQTDEYISNLTEMVKQHKIEQKRKQVEEQKRKKRKKKLQDGEGGEDGNANEDTRVGVIETATGRTLTGEEAPLMSQLSQFLESHPGWEPIESESEDDEDEEEEENEGEEKGENKEKSTGDSEEEKVKKTIHKAKVEDDEYKTEEQTYYSIAHTVHEVVTEQASIMVNGKLKEYQIKGLEWLVSLFNNNLNGILADEMGLGKTIQTIALVTYLMEKKKVNGPFLIIVPLSTLSNWVLEFEKWAPSVVVVSYKGSPAGRRAIQSQMRATKFNVLLTTYEYVIKDKGVLAKLQWKYMIIDEGHRMKNHHCKLTQVLNTHYLAPHRLLLTGTPLQNKLPELWALLNFLLPSIFKSCSTFEQWFNAPFATTGEKVELNEEETILIIRRLHKVLRPFLLRRLKKEVESQLPDKVEYIIKCDMSGLQKVLYKHMQSKGVLLTDGSEKGKQGKGGAKALMNTIVQLRKLCNHPFMFQAIEEKYCEHVGTQGSGVITGPDLYRASGKFELLDRILPKLKATNHRVLLFCQMTQLMTIMEDYLSWRGFMYLRLDGTTKAEDRGDLLKKFNDPGSEYFLFLLSTRAGGLGLNLQAADTVIIFDSDWNPHQDLQAQDRAHRIGQKNEVRVLRLMTVNSVEERILAAARYKLNMDEKVIQAGMFDQKSTGSERQQFLQSILHQDDAEDEEENEVPDDETVNQMIARTEGEFEIFQKLDLERRREEAKLGPNRKSRLLEEAELPDWLVKDDDEVERWTYEEDEDRFLGRGSRQRKEVDYTDSLTEKEWLKAIDDDGAEYEEEEEDDKKKKKTRKRKKKGEEDDEPMPKKRRGTGSSIDPKMKRAMKKLLMVVVNYTDSTDGRLLSEPFMKLPSRRELPDYYEIIKKPLTINKLLQKIEEGKYADFDDLEKDFMQLCKNAQIYNEEASLIHEDSIVLQSVFTNARQRIEEEGNNSDMDDKGEGEEGSDADSTVRMRIKLKGRKGEGRGGRRKRVTKKYISDDDDDGDDN is encoded by the exons ATGGCAAGTCCTTCGCCACAATCATCTCCTATGCCTCCACCACAAACGCCAAGTCCTATGGGTCCTCCTCAGCAGGCACCGTCACCTTCTAACCCACAAGGTAGTCCTATGGGTCCACCACAGCATCATCCTCATAGTCCAACACAAGCATATCAAACTGGTCCGCCAATGCCACCTGGAGGTCCACCTATGTCTCAACCAAATCAACAACCTCCATCGCAACAGCAAAATTATCCATCACACCCACAACAAATGCAATCCGCTATGGGTCCACag GCTCCCAGTGGACCTATGGTACCAGGCCAAATGGGACCAAGTGGATCTCAAGGAACATCTCACATTATGCAATCTGGTCCAAATCAAATGAATGCAAATGGACCAGGACAAATGAGTGCTGGTGGCCCTGGTCAGATGGGCCCAGGAGGCCCTGGTCCAATGGGCCCAGGAGGCCCTGGTCAAATGGGACCAGGAGGCCCTGGTCAGATGGGACCAGGAGGCCCTGGTCAGATGGGCCCAGGAGGCCCTGGTCAAATGGGCCCAGGAGGCCCTGGTCCAATGGGCCCAGGAGGTCCTGGTCAAATGGGTCCAGGAGGTTCAGGACCAATTGGAGCAAGCCATATGGGCCAAGCTGCTGGAGGGCCACCAGGAGGTCCACATATGAGTCAGGCTCCTCCTCAAATGGGTCCAGGAAATGGACCTGTGCCACAAATGGGTTCTGGAGGACCTACGAATTCGCAAATGGTACCTGGAGGACCAGGACACATGAGTGGCCCACCAGGACCAAGCCACATGAATGCAGCTGGACCACCAGGACCAGGACATATGAATGCAAGTGGGCCACCAGGACCAGGCCATATGAATGCAACTGGACCCCCTGGAACAGGCCATATGAATGCAACTGGGCCACCAGGACCAGGTCATATGAGTTCAGGTGGTCCGCCTGGACCAGGACATATGAGCACTAATGGGCCTCCTGGACCAGGTCATATTAATACAAACGGTCCACCAGGTTCAACTCATATGAATGCTAGTGGACCGCCTGGAAGTCATTTAAATAGCGGACCATCCATACCAAGTCATATAAATGCAAGTGGTCCACCAGGATCTGGACATATGAGTGCTAGCGGACCAGGAAATCATTTAGGCCCTGGAGGGCCAGGTCAAATGCCTCCAGGTGGTTCTACTGCACATAACTTGGGGCCAGGAGGACCAAATCAAATGGGCCCTGGAGGTCCAAATCAAATGGGCCCTGGAGGTCCAAATCAAATGGTACCTAGTAGTCAAACCCCTATGGGACCTAGTCCCATGGGGCCTGTTGGACAAGGTGGACAAATTGGGCCAAATGCACCTGGCCAAATGGGACATAATGGACCCTCACCAATGGGTCCAAATGCTCCTGGACAGATGGGTATCGGATCTGCCTCGTCTCAACTGGGAATGGGAGGGCCTGGAAGTCAGTTGGGTCCAGGAGGACCAGGTAGTCAAATGGGTCCGGGTAGTGGACCCGGGGGACAATTAGGAAGTAGTCTTGGACAAATGGGGCCAGGAAGTGGACCTGGAGGACAGATGCCACCAAGTAATGGACCTGGAGGATCTATGGGCCCTGGAAGTGGTCCTGGTGGACAAATGGTATCAAGTAGTGGACCTGGAGGACAAATAGGGCCAGGAAGCAGTCCTGGAGGGCAAATAGGACCAGGAAGTGGTAGTGGAAATCAAATAGGACCTGGAAATGCTCCTGGAAATCCAATGACGCCAGGAAGCGGACCTAGCGGACAAATGGGTCCAGGAAGTGGACCCAATAGTCAAATGGGACCAGGAAATTTGCCTGGAGGACAAATGGGCCCAGGAAATAACTCAAATAGTCAAATGGGTCCTGGAAATGGTCCAAGTGGACAGATAGGCCCAGGTGGTCAAATGGGACCCAATGGTCCTGGAGGGCAAATGGTTCCAGGTGGTGCAGGAGTACAAATACCACCAGGTGGTCCTGCAAATCAAATGGGACCTGGTGGTCCAGGTAATCAAATAGGACCAAGTGGGCCAAACAATCAGCTAAGCCACGGTGGTGCTAGCAATCAAATGGGACCAAGTGGACAGTCATCCTCTGGCCAGATTGGCCCTGGTTCACAGGGCCAACAAATTGTTCCTGGAGGTTCAGCGCCAATCGGGCCTGGTGCACCTGTGAATCAAATGAGTCAAACTGGACCTGGTGGTCCACCTGGTGCTGGACAAGAAAATTTGAATGCTTTACAGAAAGCTATTGATTCAATGGAAGAAAAGGGACTTCAAGAGGATCCACGTTATTCTCAGCTTCTAGCTTTAAGGGCTCGTCAAGGCAACATTGGAGAGAAACAAGCTTTTAGTTCACAACAATTACAACAATTGCG TGTACAGATAATGGCATATCGATTATTAGCAAGAAATCAACCATTATCGCAACAACTTGCACTTGCAGTTCAAG GTGGAGCACCTCCTCCTCCAGGTATGGGACAACGTACTCCTATAGATCCATCTCAAGGACCTCCTACTACTACAGGTCCACAAATCTCTGGACCAAATGTAATTGGTCCTGCGGTTCCTCCAAGACCAGGTTGCCAAAcaccacaacaacaacaacctCCTCAACCAGGTGCTAAAACTAACAGAGTGACAAGTGTGGCAAAACCAGCTGGTTTAGATCCGCTAGTGATTTTGCAGGAACGTGAAAACAG GGTCCAATGTGAAAACAAACTTCACTCTCATACATCGAGGAAAGCGACACATGCATTTCTTcaattaaaacgttttatggatat aGTTGCAGCACGCATAGCGTTACGAATGGAACAATTGAGCAATTTACCAACTAACATGCCAGAAGATCTCCGTGTCCAGGCACAGATTGAGTTACGGATGCTTAGGGTACTGAATTTCCAAAGACAACTGCGATCAGAG ATTTTAGCATGCACTCGAAAAGATACTACCTTAGAAACTGCAGTGAATGTAAAGGCCTACAAGCGTACGAAAAGACAAGGACTTAGAGAAGCCAGAGCTACAGAGAAACTCGAAAAGCAACAGAAATTGGAAGCTGAACGTAAACGAAGGCAAAAACATCAA gAGTTTCTTAGTTCTGTACTTCAACATGGTAAagatttcaaagaatttcatcgaaataatGTAGCCAAATTGGCAAGACTCAACAAAGCTGTTCTAAATTATCATGCAAATGCTGAAAGAGAACAGAAGAAAGAACAGGAGCGTATTGAGAAAGAACGTATGAGACGTCTTATGGCGGAAGACGAAGAAGGTTACAGAAAACTGATTGaccaaaagaaagataaacgGTTAGCGTTTCTGTTGTCACAGACAGATGAATATATCAGTAATCTTACTGAAATGGTAAAACAACACAAGATAGAACAAAAAAGGAAGCAAGTGGAAGAACAAAAGCGTAAAAAg agaaagaagaagttgCAAGATGGCGAAGGAGGTGAAGATGGAAATGCTAATGAAGATACTCGTGTTGGAGTGATTGAGACAGCTACTGGTCGCACATTAACTGGTGAAGAAGCACCGCTAATGAGTCAACTTTCACAATTCTTAGAATCTCATCCAGGATGGGAACCAATTGAATCCGAAAGTGAAGATGACGAAgatgaagaggaagaagaaaatgaaggtgaagaaaaaggggaaaataaagaaaaatctacTGGCGAttcagaagaagaaaaggttAAGAAGACTATACATAAAGCCAAAGTAGAGGATGATgaatataaaacggaagaacAAACGTATTACAGTATTGCACACACTGTGCACGAGGTAGTAACAGAACAGGCATCTATCATGGtcaatggaaaattaaaagaatatcaaATCAAG GGTTTGGAATGGCTGGTGtcattatttaacaataatctCAATGGTATACTTGCGGATGAAATGGGTCTTGGCAAAACTATTCAAACAATAGCTTTGGTGACTTATCTtatggagaaaaaaaaagtaaacggGCCATTTCTTATAATTGTTCCTTTATC aaCTTTGTCAAATTGGGTATTGGAATTTGAGAAATGGGCTCCGAGTGTTGTAGTTGTGTCGTATAAAGGTTCACCAGCTGGCAGAAGAGCCATTCAATCACAAATGAGAGCCactaaatttaatgttttgcTTACTACTTATGAATATGTTATTAAAGATAAGGGCGTTTTAGCAAAATTGCAGTGGAAATATATGATTATCGACGAAGGACATAGAATGAAAAATCATCACTGTAAGCTAACTCAAGTATTAAATACACATTATCTGGCTCCTCATCGGCTTCTACTGACAGGAACAccattgcaaaataaattgcCTGAATTGTGggcgttattaaattttttacttccTTCAATCTTTAAATCTTGTAGTACTTTCGAACAATGGTTCAATGCTCCATTCGCAACCACTGGTGAAAAGGTAGAGTTAAATGAAGAAGAAACTATTCTTATTATTCGCCGATtacataaagtattacgtCCTTTCTTACTGAGGCGTTTAAAGAAAGAAGTCGAATCACAGTTACCTGATAAAGTGGAATATATAATCAAATGCGATATGTCTGGACTGCAAAAGGTTCTTTATAAACATATGCAGAGTAAAGGTGTATTGCTGACTGATGGTTCGGAAAAGGGAAAACAGGGCAAAGGAGGCGCCAAAGCTCTAATGAACACCATTGTGCAATTGAGAAAATTATGCAATCATCCATTCATGTTCCAAGctattgaagaaaaatactGCGAGCATGTAGGTACGCAAGGATCTGGTGTGATTACTGGTCCCGACTTGTACCGTGCCtctggaaaatttgaattgcTGGATCGTATTCTTCCGAAATTGAAAGCGACAAATCACAGAGTACTATTATTCTGCCAAATGACACAATTAATGACAATTATGGAAGATTACTTAAGTTGGAGAGGATTTATGTATTTGCGATTAGATGGCACTACGAAAGCTGAAGACAGAGGAGACTTACTCAAGAAATTCAACGATCCTGGTTccgaatatttcttatttttgttatcGACACGTGCTGGTGGCCTTGGATTAAATTTGCAAGCTGCGGATACCGTTATTATTTTTGATTCTGATTGGAATCCGCATCAGGACTTGCAAGCACAAGATAGAGCACATAGAATTGGACAAAAGAACGAAGTACGCGTACTCAGATTAATGACGGTTAATTCGGTCGAAGAAAGAATATTAGCTGCAGCTAGGTACAAATTGAACATGGATGAAAAAGTTATACAAGCAGGAATGTTTGATCAAAAGTCGACTGGTTCCGAACGGCAACAATTCTTACAAAGTATTTTACATCAAGATGATGctgaagatgaagaagaaaatgaagtaCCGGACGATGAAACGGTTAATCAAATGATTGCACGGACGGAAGgtgaatttgaaatatttcaaaagttaGATTTAGAACGAAGAAGGGAAGAAGCGAAGCTGGGTCCAAACAGGAAGTCTCGACTATTGGAGGAAGCTGAGTTGCCCGATTGGTTAGTAAAAGATGATGATGAGGTTGAAAGGTGGACGTACGAAGAAGACGAGGATAGATTCCTTGGACGAGGTTCAAGACAACGGAAGGAAGTTGATTATACTGACAGTTTGACTGAAAAAGAATGGCTGAAAGCAATCGATGACGATGGAGCTGagtacgaagaagaagaggaagacgataagaagaaaaagaaaacacgaaaACGGAAGAAGAAAGGTGAGGAAGACGACGAGCCTATGCCAAAGAAGCGAAGAGGAACAGGATCTTCGATTGACCCGAAAATGAAACGAGCTATGAAAAAGTTGCTTATGGTAGTTGTTAATTACACTGATAGTACAGATGGCAGGCTCCTTAGCGAACCATTTATGAAATTACCATCCAGAAGAGAATTACCGgattattacgaaattattaaaaaaccaTTAACTATCAATAAATTACTTCAAAAGATTGAAGAAGGAaag TATGCCGATTTTGACGATCTTGAGAAAGACTTTATGCAGCTGTGTAAAAATGCACAAATTTATAACGAAGAAGCTTCTCTCATACACGAAGATTCCATTGTTTTACAATCTGTATTTACGAATGCGCGTCAACGTATCGAAGAGGAAGGCAATAATTCTGACATGGATGACAAAG gTGAAGGCGAAGAAGGGTCTGATGCAGATTCCACTGTTAGAATGAGAATCAAGTTGAAAGGAAGGAAGGGCGAAGGTAGAGGAGGCCGGAGGAAAAGGGTCactaaaaagtatatatcagatgacgacgacgatggtGACGATAACTGA